The genomic stretch GCACGGCCAAACCTGGAGAAcacggtaacacacacacacagatacacagatacacacagatacacacatatagacacacagatacataaagatacacacacacacagatacacacatatagacacacacacacacagatacacacatatagacacacacacacacagatgcatatacacatatagatacacacacacacacacatacacacatatagacacacacacatacacacagatacatacatatagacacacacacacagatacacacacacagacacacacagatacacacatatagacacacacacacagatgcatatacacatatagatacacacacagatacacacacacacacacagatacatacatataaacacacacacagatgcatatacacatatagatacacacacatatagacacacacacacagacacacacataaagacacacacacacagctgaatatcgacacacacacagagttttgccTGTTGATGTGTGATGTCACGTCCTGCAGGCGGTGGAGCAGCTGGACTCCTCTCAGGAGGTGAGTCCTCACACAAatttaaataaactttattttaacCATTTAAAGGTTTCACTACaatcatggctgtgtgtgtgtgtgtgtacacgtgtgtgtgcgtgtttgtgtgtgcgtgtgtgtgtgtgtgtttgtacatgtgtgtgtgtgcgtgtgtgtgtgtccagagctcAGAGGGCTCTCCCAGTAACGTCACTCTGTGGCTCAGTGAACTGGTTTTACTGGGGAGGACAGCGGGGAAGAGAGACGAAGGGGAAGACACCGCAGACGACAGCGTGGAGACCAGACACagggtgacatcatcatgacatcacCACATTTAACCAATGTTAACACATGGTGTCACCGCGGCCCTCGGGGCCCGCACAGATCCAGATTCTAATTAATCAAAGTTTACAACAGAACAGACTCAGATTAAGCTCCGCCCCCTCCCCACAGGCCCTGCTGTTGACCTTCCACCACCTCCTGAGTCGCCCTCGACACAGAGACGATGGCAGACGTCCCGGAGTGGGCGGGGCCAGACGAGAGGGGGGCGTGGCTGATGAAGAAGGACATGTGATCGGGGCAGCGGGTGGAGAAGGCGGAGCTGGAGAGAACCACGAGCTCCCACGACTGTCAGACGACAGCATGGAGGGGcggctgacctttgacctgccaGGCCTCGGTCACCATGGAGACGAGGTGGAGCTGGAACTGGGGCTGTGACAGTCCACCCGTCAATCAATGAACTTATCTGagtgatgtcatttttaggCACCTGTTTGTTTATCACCCTGTTTAAACACAAACGACCAATCAGCCGCCATGTTTCTGTCAACAAAGTCCAGGAGGCGTGGCCTGATAGAGCAGAACCAAACCTGTTCTGATCACTGAAAGCACCTGTtacagagggacagaacagcgcCTCCATGTGGTCGCGTCACAAACAgataatatttacacacagctgGCGCTCTGTATTCACCGTGTGACCTCATGTAGTCTCTTTGTAACTAAACTCAATCAGTTATGAgattaaaacataataaataaaaaccctGCAGATCAGCCGGTGTTCTACCTCTCCTAGTTCTACAAATACAGACAGATCCATGTGGCCAGGTCCATGTCTATGATACCACACGAGGACCAAACACTGAGACCTGCCTGGACATAGAGTCCCCCAGGAGGGGagtgaggaggggaggaagcaCACTTCAAACACCACTGTCCACTGGGACAACGGTCCACGTCTCTGCAGGAACGCAGCAGAGGACCCGAAGGGACTGTGTGGTCTGTCCTCCGCCGCTGGACAGGAACTACTGGACCCGTGACCCACTGTAGCAAAGCAGACAGCAAGAACACAAGACTCAAAGTTCAGAGCCAAAGGGAGCAGAGGTGAGGGCTCTACTGAACACAGTTCATCGTCTTTAATgaaggacaggaagtgaggacAGTGTAAGTCCTCACTGTACTGTGTGTTACACCTGTATTGGTCTAAGAGTTATCAGTGCTGTTACTGTCAGTGAAGGGCCTCACTGCAGTTAAGAGGACCAGATCAAGAACCATGATCCTGCAAAGGAAGCTGTTCCTCCAGCCTGACCCTCCTCCTGTGGACGGCTGGCCGAATGTGGAAAGATTCAGTCTGAGAGCTGGTCCTCTGAACATGGACCGGCTCACACTGCAGCACTGGTCCCTTTAAAGACCATTAAACATCCTGTAGCTCGTCTCAGGAAAGACGTCATAAACAGACATCACTACCTGACTGTTCTGTTCGTGCTTTATAAACCTCAATAACATCATACAGTAACAAATTCACCCTCTGCAGTGGGGACTCCCCACAGACAGTCCTCCAAGTGTCTCAGTCGTCCACAGCATGAAGTCCTGGACTCTGTGCAGCGTCTGGTGGAATTTAAATTGACACATTTAACCGTTGATGCACCATGGAGCTGGATTCACACCAGCCGCACAGCTCCACCTTTCTGAAGCGTCCTCGAAGCGCAGCGTGTTGAGGGATTAACAGGTTTGAGTTACTGCTGTGAGCCGGCCTGATGCATGTGGAGGACATGAGGTGACCAGGCAGACTACAGCGTGACGGGGActctcaggacacacacagacacgtcacGCTTCAGAAACACGTCTGGTGGGGACTGATGTCGCTCTGGACACTCGATAAAAATGCAGCGCCTCTTTAAAACTCCATTTCTAAGCAGGACCAGCATGCATCACTCCAGGTCTCATCATTAAACGACGGCAGCCTCGATTTAAACAAACTGAATCTTTATTCTCAAAGACAAAACTCgaaaaaagaaataatttgagacacttcctgtctgcctccGTCCAATCAGGCGTCAGGTCTATCCTGCCCCTGAGGCGGACTGTGTTCCTGTTTCATGTCCAGCTGCTCTCAGGTTGGATCATGTGATGTCAACAGGACCGGAGcgtgtcctccatgtttgaacGTCATCACACAGTTTACAGTCTGTGATCAATCTGATCAATATCCACCCGATTCCCTGCATCTGAGccatgacatcacttcctctttCAGCCTGACCTTCATGTGACTGCGTTGTAATGGCGAGCACAAACACCCACAATCCTTTGCATTGGCACATCGGGCCTGTGCCAGCCAATCACATCCACAGAAGGAGCCCTGCTGTCCAATCAGGTGCAGTCTTTGTGCTGTGAATCAGTCTGAGGTTCACATCATCAACGTCCTGTCAggctgttaccgtggtaaccAGAGGACAGCAGGAGGCCTCCGAGGCGTCACACCCGTCACTTCCTCTGTCCGGGGCCTTTGTGGAACAGGTAGATGGGACGCTGGTTACCTGGACGACGAGAACACACAGCTCAGAccacacacaaaatcacagggagtgagtgtgtgtgtgtgtgtgtctgtctgtgtgtctgtctgtgtgtgtgtgtgaacctgtgtgtgtgtgtgtgtgtgtgtgtgtctgtctgtgtgtgtgtgtctgtgtgtgtgtgtgtgaacctgtgtgtgtgtgtgtctgtctgtgtgtgtgtctgtctgtgtgtgtgtgaacctgtgtgtgtgtctgtctgtctgtgtgtgtgtctgtgtgtgtgtgtgtgtgtgtgtacctgtgtgtgtgtgtacctgtgtgtgtgtgtctgtctgtgtgtgtgtgtgtgtctgtgtgtgtctgtctgtgtgtgtgtgtgtgtgtgtctgtgtgtctgtctgtgtgtgtctgtctgtgtgtgtctgtgtgtgtgtgaacctgtgtgtgtgtgtgtgtgtacctgtgtgagtgtgtgtgtgtgaacctgtgtgagtgtgtgtgtctgtgtgtgtgtgaacctgtgtgcgtctgtgtgtgtgtgtctgtgtgtacctgtgtgtttgaTGAGCCTGTATGAGCTGAAGCCCACACTGTCAGTCAGGTAGGAGGTGAACTGTTCTGGTCTGAGCCTCAAAGTCCTGAAGTGACGAAACGTCGTCTCCTTAAAACAAAGTGACATCACATTAAGaagatgtgcagcagcagacatgttgCACTGTGTCTGGTTAATAACATCACAGGTCCTGACTCATAGCTCTCACCATGGGGGGGGCAGCTGTTTGTAATAACTGAGAACTTCTCATCTCCAAACTGTCAGTTCAACCCCTGTAAAATGCTGTGGTGCCAGTAAGGTGTGTACACGCTAGGGTTGGGCAGTGTTAAGGTGTTAAGGTGTTAAGGTGTTAAGGTGTACCGCGGGGCACACAGGCAGTGGTATCATCCACTTATACAGCAGAGAAGGATCAAATGTTAAACACATTTCACTTGATGCCGTGTGTGGTTGGATCTTCAGTTTCAGTAGTATGATATATTTTACTTTGACTACAGC from Parambassis ranga unplaced genomic scaffold, fParRan2.1 scaffold_65_arrow_ctg1, whole genome shotgun sequence encodes the following:
- the LOC114431269 gene encoding uncharacterized protein LOC114431269; this encodes MWTILLILSLLDQNQAAPLPGEQNILQLQEQLDQTAVSATPGVPQPDTSSSSSSSSSSSSESSHSSEGRQEVRARPNLENTAVEQLDSSQESSEGSPSNVTLWLSELVLLGRTAGKRDEGEDTADDSVETRHRALLLTFHHLLSRPRHRDDGRRPGVGGARREGGVADEEGHVIGAAGGEGGAGENHELPRLSDDSMEGRLTFDLPGLGHHGDEVELELGL